A genomic region of Enterococcus sp. 12C11_DIV0727 contains the following coding sequences:
- the carB gene encoding carbamoyl-phosphate synthase large subunit — MPKRSDIKKIMVIGSGPIIIGQAAEFDYAGTQACLALREEGYEVVLVNSNPATIMTDKEIADQVYIEPITLEFVSRILRKERPDALLPTLGGQTGLNMAMELAASGILTELNVELLGTKLNAIDQAEDRDLFKQLMEELDQPIPESEIVNTVEEAVEFANTIGYPIIVRPAFTLGGTGGGMCDNEAELRLIAENGLKLSPATQCLIEKSIAGFKEIEYEVMRDSADNAIVVCNMENFDPVGIHTGDSIVFAPSQTLSDHEYQMLRDASLKIIRALKIEGGCNVQLALDPHSFNYYVIEVNPRVSRSSALASKATGYPIAKLAAKIAVGLTLDEMKNPVTGTTYAEFEPALDYVVAKIPRWPFDKFEKGERRLGTQMKATGEVMAIGRNIEESLLKAVRSLEIGAYHNELKEIKEVSDELLTEKIVKAQDDRLFYLSEAIRRGFTIEELAMLTKIDLFFLDKLLHIVELETALESNFKDNETLKEAKQNGFTDRKIADLWQTSEQEVSDYRHEQKILPVYKMVDTCAAEFESKTPYFYSTYEFENESIRSEKPSVLVLGSGPIRIGQGVEFDYATVHSVKAIQAAGYEAIIMNSNPETVSTDFSISDKLYFEPLTLEDVMNVIELEQPTGVIVQFGGQTAINLAEPLVKQGVKILGTSIEDLDRAENRDLFEQALQALDIPQPPGDTATSAEEAVAVANRIGYPVLVRPSYVLGGRAMEIVENQKDLEDYMRNAVKASPEHPVLVDSYLLGKECEVDAICDGQTVLIPGIMEHIERAGVHSGDSMAVYPPQTLSNEIQQTIADYTKKLAIGLNCIGMMNIQFVIHEEKVYVIEVNPRASRTVPFLSKITGIPMAQVATKAILGEKLTDLGYQDGLYPESQQVHIKAPVFSFTKLQKVDTYLGPEMKSTGEVMGSDYSLEKALYKAFEASGLHLPSFGAVLFTIADETKEEALALAKRFNEIGYSLIATKGTAEFLAENGLLVKTVLKINQGGETVLDLIRSGEAQVVVNTMDKNRSDLNQDGFLIRREAVEHGVPLFTSLDTAEAILKVLESRSFSTESI, encoded by the coding sequence ATGCCAAAAAGATCAGATATCAAGAAAATCATGGTAATCGGTTCTGGACCGATCATTATTGGCCAAGCTGCAGAATTTGATTATGCTGGCACACAAGCCTGTCTTGCTTTAAGAGAAGAAGGATACGAAGTCGTTTTGGTTAATTCAAACCCGGCAACGATCATGACAGATAAAGAAATTGCCGATCAAGTATATATTGAACCGATCACACTAGAATTTGTCTCTCGTATTCTACGAAAAGAACGACCAGATGCATTACTACCGACTTTAGGTGGTCAAACAGGGTTAAATATGGCAATGGAACTTGCCGCATCTGGAATTTTGACTGAACTGAATGTAGAATTGCTAGGAACTAAATTAAATGCGATCGACCAAGCTGAAGATCGTGATTTGTTTAAACAATTAATGGAAGAGTTGGATCAACCGATTCCTGAAAGTGAAATCGTCAATACTGTAGAGGAAGCAGTAGAATTTGCCAATACGATTGGTTATCCGATCATTGTACGTCCTGCGTTTACTTTAGGTGGAACGGGCGGAGGAATGTGTGATAATGAAGCGGAATTACGGCTCATTGCTGAAAATGGGCTGAAATTATCGCCTGCAACACAGTGCTTGATCGAAAAGAGTATTGCTGGTTTTAAAGAAATCGAGTATGAAGTGATGCGAGATTCCGCTGACAATGCAATCGTTGTTTGTAATATGGAAAACTTCGATCCAGTCGGGATCCATACAGGAGATTCGATTGTATTCGCACCAAGTCAAACTCTATCTGATCATGAATATCAAATGCTGCGTGATGCGTCCCTTAAAATCATTAGAGCGCTAAAAATAGAAGGGGGCTGTAACGTTCAGTTAGCACTAGATCCACACAGTTTTAATTATTATGTGATTGAAGTGAATCCAAGAGTTTCTAGATCGTCCGCCCTAGCCAGTAAAGCAACTGGCTACCCGATTGCTAAATTAGCAGCTAAAATTGCTGTAGGATTAACTTTGGATGAAATGAAAAATCCAGTTACAGGAACAACCTATGCAGAATTTGAGCCAGCATTGGATTACGTAGTGGCAAAAATTCCTCGCTGGCCTTTCGATAAATTTGAAAAAGGGGAACGTCGTTTAGGTACTCAAATGAAAGCGACAGGTGAGGTTATGGCCATCGGTCGTAACATCGAAGAATCATTACTAAAAGCTGTTCGTTCACTAGAAATCGGTGCTTATCATAATGAATTAAAAGAAATAAAAGAAGTTAGTGATGAACTTTTGACAGAAAAAATCGTAAAAGCACAAGATGACCGCTTATTTTATCTATCAGAAGCCATCAGAAGAGGATTTACGATCGAAGAGTTGGCTATGCTAACTAAAATCGATTTGTTCTTCCTTGATAAATTACTTCATATCGTTGAGCTAGAGACCGCATTGGAAAGTAATTTCAAAGATAACGAAACATTAAAAGAAGCAAAACAAAATGGGTTTACTGATCGAAAAATTGCTGATTTATGGCAAACAAGTGAACAAGAAGTTTCTGACTATCGTCATGAGCAAAAGATACTGCCAGTTTATAAAATGGTTGACACTTGCGCGGCTGAGTTTGAATCTAAAACTCCTTATTTTTACAGTACGTATGAATTCGAAAATGAAAGCATCCGTTCTGAAAAACCGTCTGTTTTGGTTTTAGGATCTGGTCCAATCAGAATCGGACAAGGAGTAGAATTCGATTATGCAACCGTTCATTCAGTAAAAGCAATCCAAGCAGCAGGGTATGAAGCAATCATTATGAATAGTAATCCTGAAACAGTTTCAACAGACTTCTCGATTTCGGATAAATTATATTTTGAACCATTAACGCTTGAAGACGTGATGAATGTAATTGAGTTAGAGCAACCAACAGGCGTAATCGTTCAGTTTGGCGGTCAAACAGCAATCAACCTAGCAGAACCACTAGTTAAGCAAGGTGTAAAAATCTTAGGAACGTCGATCGAAGATTTAGATAGAGCAGAAAATCGGGACTTATTTGAGCAAGCACTACAAGCGTTGGATATTCCACAACCACCTGGTGATACCGCTACGAGCGCTGAAGAAGCCGTAGCTGTTGCCAATAGAATCGGTTATCCAGTTTTAGTTCGACCAAGCTATGTTCTTGGTGGACGAGCAATGGAAATTGTTGAAAACCAAAAAGACTTGGAAGATTATATGCGAAATGCAGTAAAAGCTTCACCAGAGCATCCTGTCTTAGTTGACAGCTATTTATTAGGTAAAGAATGTGAAGTAGACGCGATTTGCGACGGTCAAACGGTCTTGATTCCTGGTATTATGGAACATATTGAACGTGCTGGAGTCCATTCGGGTGATTCAATGGCGGTGTATCCGCCACAAACTTTGTCGAATGAAATTCAACAAACGATTGCCGATTATACAAAAAAATTAGCAATCGGATTGAACTGTATCGGTATGATGAATATCCAATTCGTGATCCATGAGGAAAAAGTCTATGTGATCGAAGTTAATCCACGTGCTAGTCGAACAGTACCATTTTTAAGCAAAATCACAGGAATTCCGATGGCTCAAGTCGCTACAAAAGCAATTCTTGGTGAAAAACTAACCGATCTAGGCTATCAAGATGGTTTATATCCTGAAAGTCAGCAAGTCCATATCAAAGCACCCGTATTTTCTTTCACTAAACTCCAAAAGGTCGATACTTATTTAGGGCCTGAAATGAAATCAACGGGTGAAGTAATGGGTTCTGATTATAGTCTAGAAAAAGCCTTATATAAAGCGTTTGAAGCATCAGGGTTACATTTGCCAAGTTTTGGTGCAGTCTTGTTTACCATAGCTGATGAAACAAAAGAAGAAGCGTTGGCATTAGCAAAACGATTTAATGAAATTGGCTATAGCTTGATCGCAACAAAAGGTACGGCTGAATTTTTAGCAGAAAATGGCTTATTAGTTAAAACCGTTCTTAAAATCAATCAAGGTGGCGAAACGGTTCTTGATTTGATTCGTAGCGGGGAAGCCCAAGTTGTGGTAAATACGATGGATAAGAATCGTTCTGATTTAAATCAAGATGGGTTTTTGATCAGACGTGAAGCAGTAGAACATGGTGTCCCATTATTCACTTCACTGGATACGGCAGAAGCCATCTTAAAAGTGTTGGAATCACGGTCATTTTCAACAGAGTCTATCTAA
- a CDS encoding dihydroorotate dehydrogenase electron transfer subunit: MKQEIMTIVSQKQLAPRIFQMTLTGKLVDEMEKPGQFIHIKVPRADLLLRRPISINQINKEAQTCTIIYRTEGDGTKAFSELKAGDLLDVMGPLGNGFDVDCLKTGQKAYVIGGGIGIPPMYELSKQLKQKGIEVVHFLGFASKEVAYFQEEFMALGDTRFATDDGSFGVEGNVGNLLLSAIEKERPDAVYACGANGMLKMIAHVFSDNPNVFLSLEQRMACGMGACYACVCHVPGDESGTSSVKVCDEGPIFRASEVVL, encoded by the coding sequence ATGAAACAGGAAATAATGACGATCGTTTCTCAAAAACAATTAGCACCAAGAATTTTTCAAATGACACTGACAGGTAAATTAGTTGATGAAATGGAAAAACCTGGGCAGTTTATTCATATAAAAGTACCTCGAGCAGATCTGCTTTTAAGAAGGCCAATCAGTATCAATCAAATTAACAAAGAGGCACAGACTTGTACAATTATTTATCGCACAGAGGGAGATGGCACGAAAGCTTTTTCTGAACTTAAAGCGGGGGACTTATTGGATGTGATGGGGCCTTTGGGAAATGGGTTTGATGTCGATTGTTTGAAAACTGGTCAAAAAGCTTATGTAATCGGTGGCGGTATCGGGATTCCACCTATGTATGAACTGTCAAAGCAATTGAAGCAAAAAGGGATCGAAGTCGTACATTTTCTCGGGTTTGCCTCTAAGGAAGTCGCTTATTTCCAAGAAGAATTTATGGCTTTAGGTGATACACGTTTTGCGACAGACGATGGTTCTTTTGGTGTTGAAGGAAATGTGGGAAACCTTTTATTATCTGCTATAGAAAAAGAGCGACCTGATGCAGTTTATGCTTGTGGTGCTAATGGTATGTTAAAAATGATCGCACACGTTTTTTCTGATAATCCTAATGTGTTTCTTTCATTAGAACAACGAATGGCTTGCGGTATGGGAGCATGTTACGCCTGTGTCTGCCATGTGCCAGGTGATGAAAGCGGAACTTCGAGTGTCAAGGTTTGTGATGAAGGTCCAATTTTTAGAGCTAGTGAGGTGGTTTTATGA
- a CDS encoding dihydroorotate dehydrogenase, with protein sequence MMENPLAISIPGLELKNPIIPASGCFGFGEEYAKYYDLGKLGSIMIKATTPQARFGNPTPRVAETPSGMLNAIGLQNPGLDVVMNTKLPALEAYDVPIIANVAGACEEDYVEVCSKIGDAPNVTAIELNISCPNVKHGGIAFGTDPDVAFQLTQAVKKVAKVPIYVKLSPNVTDIVPVAQAIEAGGADGFSMINTLLGMRIDLKTRRPVLANQTGGLSGPAIKPVAIRLINQVSQISTLPIIGMGGVQTVDDVLEMFMAGASAVAVGTANFTDPYICPKLIEALPSRMAELGIESLEQLIKEVREEKNK encoded by the coding sequence ATGATGGAAAACCCGTTAGCGATCAGTATTCCAGGCTTAGAATTAAAGAATCCAATTATTCCTGCTAGTGGGTGTTTTGGTTTTGGTGAAGAATATGCTAAGTATTATGATTTGGGGAAACTTGGTTCGATCATGATCAAAGCCACGACTCCGCAAGCACGTTTTGGCAATCCAACACCTAGAGTTGCAGAAACACCAAGCGGTATGTTAAATGCGATCGGTCTACAAAACCCGGGGTTGGATGTTGTCATGAATACAAAACTTCCAGCTTTGGAAGCGTACGATGTACCAATCATTGCCAATGTTGCCGGGGCTTGTGAAGAAGACTATGTTGAGGTTTGCAGCAAAATTGGTGATGCTCCTAATGTAACAGCAATCGAGTTAAATATCTCATGTCCTAATGTAAAACATGGTGGAATTGCGTTTGGAACAGATCCAGATGTTGCATTTCAACTAACGCAAGCTGTAAAAAAAGTGGCAAAGGTCCCAATTTACGTGAAACTTTCGCCAAATGTAACAGATATTGTTCCAGTTGCCCAAGCGATTGAAGCAGGCGGTGCGGATGGATTCTCTATGATCAACACACTTTTAGGGATGCGTATCGATTTAAAAACACGTCGTCCGGTTTTGGCAAATCAAACAGGAGGACTATCAGGGCCTGCAATCAAACCTGTTGCGATTCGATTGATCAACCAAGTGTCACAAATTTCTACTTTACCGATCATTGGTATGGGTGGTGTTCAGACTGTGGATGATGTATTAGAAATGTTTATGGCTGGAGCAAGCGCAGTAGCTGTTGGAACAGCTAACTTTACTGATCCGTATATTTGTCCAAAATTAATCGAAGCATTGCCTAGCAGAATGGCAGAACTTGGGATCGAATCTTTGGAGCAACTAATTAAAGAAGTTAGGGAGGAAAAAAATAAATGA
- the pyrF gene encoding orotidine-5'-phosphate decarboxylase, protein MSQRPIIALDFPSKIEVANFLQLFPVTESLFVKVGMELFYQEGPAIVRWLKSLGHSVFLDLKLHDIPNTVEKSMIGLAKLGVDMTNVHAAGGIKMMKAAKAGLEKGTLAGARVPILIAVTQLTSTSEQDMREEQLIDVSLNESVIHYAKCTEQASLDGVVCSALEAQAIHQATSEAFICLTPGIRPSGSDVGDQQRVVTPTDARKIGSTYIVVGRPITQAEEPYKAYQQIKNEWNGETK, encoded by the coding sequence ATGAGTCAACGACCGATCATCGCACTAGATTTTCCTTCAAAAATAGAAGTAGCAAATTTTTTACAGCTATTCCCTGTAACAGAGTCATTATTTGTTAAAGTAGGAATGGAGTTGTTTTATCAAGAAGGGCCAGCAATTGTTCGTTGGTTAAAATCATTGGGCCATTCTGTTTTTCTAGATTTAAAATTGCATGACATTCCTAATACTGTGGAAAAATCAATGATTGGCCTAGCTAAACTTGGTGTCGACATGACGAACGTTCATGCAGCAGGCGGTATTAAAATGATGAAAGCTGCAAAAGCAGGGCTAGAAAAAGGAACACTGGCAGGCGCTAGAGTACCGATCTTAATTGCTGTAACACAACTTACATCAACAAGTGAACAAGACATGCGAGAAGAGCAATTAATTGATGTTTCATTAAATGAGAGTGTGATTCATTACGCCAAATGTACTGAACAAGCTAGTTTAGATGGTGTGGTTTGTTCAGCACTTGAAGCCCAAGCAATTCATCAAGCGACAAGTGAGGCTTTCATCTGCCTAACACCAGGAATTCGTCCAAGCGGGAGTGATGTGGGCGATCAACAACGTGTAGTAACACCAACCGATGCAAGAAAGATTGGTTCGACCTATATTGTTGTTGGGCGACCAATAACACAAGCTGAGGAGCCATACAAAGCGTACCAACAAATTAAAAATGAATGGAATGGAGAAACCAAATGA
- the pyrE gene encoding orotate phosphoribosyltransferase, with translation MTELAKTIAKDLLEIEAVFLSPNEPFTWASGIKSPIYCDNRITMSYPVVRKEIAKGLAEKIRATYPDVQVIAGTATAGIPHAAWVADILDLPMVYIRSKAKEHGKGNQIEGRIFKGQKMVVIEDLISTGGSVLEAAEAAKREGADILGVAAIFTYELPKGKQKFEEHNIDLLTLTNYSTLIDAALESNYIEENDVALLKDWKKDPENWLNK, from the coding sequence ATGACAGAACTAGCTAAAACGATTGCGAAAGATTTATTAGAAATAGAAGCGGTATTCTTAAGCCCAAACGAACCCTTTACTTGGGCCAGTGGAATCAAAAGCCCAATTTATTGTGATAACCGTATTACTATGAGTTATCCAGTCGTTCGTAAAGAGATCGCTAAAGGATTAGCAGAAAAAATCAGAGCAACTTATCCTGATGTTCAAGTCATTGCAGGAACAGCAACTGCTGGAATTCCTCATGCGGCGTGGGTTGCAGATATTTTAGACTTACCAATGGTCTATATCCGCAGTAAAGCCAAAGAACATGGCAAAGGCAACCAAATTGAAGGTCGGATTTTTAAAGGACAAAAAATGGTTGTGATCGAAGATTTGATTTCAACAGGTGGCAGCGTTTTAGAAGCAGCTGAGGCCGCAAAACGTGAAGGGGCAGATATTTTAGGTGTAGCAGCAATCTTCACTTATGAGTTACCCAAAGGAAAACAAAAATTTGAAGAACATAATATTGATTTGCTTACGTTAACAAACTATTCAACATTGATCGATGCGGCTTTAGAATCCAATTATATTGAAGAAAATGATGTTGCGCTCTTAAAAGATTGGAAAAAAGATCCTGAAAATTGGCTAAATAAGTAG
- a CDS encoding carbonic anhydrase encodes MKNIRNMDVEWGYEGELGPEHWHTLCDWFSTGAKYPYQSPINLSKNLVKGVSTSRAIDFCYKSEEFTEKEFKNTFHFVPPNTESYIIFEDEKYYLTDIHFHTPSEHTFDGEHSPLEFHLVHMNNSGDNLVVGCLFTITTEENKFSKNKTTLKWKSETHQQWFDPSIFLPEQKSHFHYLGSLTTPPTKGPVHWFVFDTIQKMDQEFFERIDEGMLPFNNRPVQALNGRKIYFSE; translated from the coding sequence ATGAAAAATATTCGGAATATGGATGTAGAATGGGGATACGAAGGAGAGCTCGGACCCGAGCATTGGCATACCCTGTGTGATTGGTTTTCAACTGGTGCAAAGTATCCTTACCAATCACCAATTAATTTATCAAAAAACTTAGTCAAGGGTGTATCAACAAGTAGAGCGATTGATTTTTGTTATAAATCAGAAGAGTTTACAGAAAAAGAATTTAAAAATACATTTCATTTTGTTCCACCAAATACAGAAAGCTATATCATTTTTGAAGATGAAAAATACTATTTGACTGATATTCATTTTCATACGCCAAGTGAACATACCTTTGATGGCGAACACTCACCATTGGAATTTCATTTAGTCCATATGAATAATTCTGGTGATAACTTAGTTGTTGGTTGTTTATTTACAATCACAACAGAAGAAAATAAATTTTCAAAAAATAAAACAACTCTGAAATGGAAATCAGAAACCCATCAACAATGGTTTGATCCTTCAATTTTTTTACCTGAACAAAAATCACATTTTCATTATTTAGGTTCGTTGACAACACCACCGACCAAAGGACCGGTCCATTGGTTTGTATTTGATACGATTCAAAAAATGGATCAAGAGTTCTTTGAACGAATTGATGAAGGGATGTTACCGTTCAATAATCGCCCTGTCCAAGCGTTAAATGGACGAAAAATCTATTTTTCCGAATAA
- a CDS encoding LysR family transcriptional regulator, whose protein sequence is MNIQQMKYVVAVANNGSFREAAKKLFITQPSLSNGIRELEEEIGVTLFIRTNKGASLTEEGLTFLEHAEKILTQMEMIENRYQEVTKSERFSISSQHYDFLGEVMGRVIQRFKDQYKNFRVFETTTLKVIEDVKSYHSELGIIYLNSQNQSGIERYLEQANLTYDVMGSFKTHIFLGKNHPLAQQKEIQLEQLCCYPQVRFTQEGSNFAYFSEDLIENQEQETVIYTNDRGTLMNLLVETDAYASGSGVVTGFTKKEIRLVPLAESTNNKICVLYQKNKTISTIGQYFIKELKQLF, encoded by the coding sequence ATGAATATTCAACAGATGAAATATGTTGTAGCAGTTGCGAATAACGGCAGCTTTCGAGAAGCGGCGAAAAAGCTCTTTATCACGCAGCCAAGTCTTTCTAATGGGATTCGGGAATTAGAGGAAGAGATCGGGGTGACGTTGTTTATTCGTACGAACAAAGGGGCTTCTTTGACGGAAGAGGGACTGACATTCTTAGAACATGCAGAAAAAATCTTGACTCAGATGGAAATGATTGAAAACCGTTATCAGGAAGTGACTAAAAGCGAACGTTTTTCAATTTCCTCTCAACACTATGATTTTTTAGGCGAAGTAATGGGTAGAGTGATTCAACGATTTAAAGATCAGTACAAAAATTTCCGTGTTTTTGAGACAACAACACTAAAAGTCATTGAAGATGTGAAAAGTTATCATAGTGAACTTGGGATCATTTATTTAAATAGCCAAAACCAATCTGGGATTGAGCGATATTTAGAGCAAGCCAATTTAACGTATGATGTGATGGGTAGTTTTAAAACGCACATTTTTCTTGGAAAGAATCATCCCTTAGCCCAGCAAAAGGAAATTCAACTGGAGCAACTATGCTGCTATCCTCAAGTGCGATTTACCCAAGAAGGCAGTAATTTCGCTTATTTTTCAGAGGATTTAATTGAAAATCAGGAGCAAGAAACCGTGATTTATACGAATGATCGTGGAACATTGATGAATTTGCTGGTGGAGACAGATGCTTATGCCTCTGGTTCTGGTGTGGTAACGGGTTTTACTAAAAAGGAAATACGCTTGGTTCCATTAGCAGAAAGTACCAATAATAAAATCTGTGTTCTTTACCAAAAAAATAAAACAATCAGCACAATTGGTCAGTATTTTATAAAAGAATTGAAACAATTATTTTGA
- the hisC gene encoding histidinol-phosphate transaminase, which translates to MKGLRKITPYVPGEQPNYPAMIKLNTNENPYPPAPKVADTLKHFDVEQLKRYSSIDNLTLKKALGAKHQLSPEHFLIGNGSDEVLAFCFLAFFNSSDPLLFPDITYGFYKVWADLFQVPFKELPLNDQFELVIDDYKQLNGGIIIANPNAPTGLFKPLSEIEYLLNENPEVIVIIDEAYIDFAGCSAVTLLDSYPNLIIIRTFSKSSSLAGLRVGYAIGNPEYIKIAESIKSSFNPYSVDMLAEKLAVAAVEDSAYYKGITQKICTTRDWFSKNITNFGFSTLVSKTNFVLLTHPNLNMNELYHYLETKDVFVRYFPKIERLKNYLRVSIGTQVEMEKVSQLLHDYVIHDNE; encoded by the coding sequence ATGAAAGGTCTTAGAAAAATCACACCTTACGTTCCAGGAGAGCAGCCAAATTACCCAGCTATGATCAAATTGAACACAAATGAAAATCCTTATCCCCCTGCTCCAAAAGTTGCGGATACATTGAAACACTTCGACGTGGAACAATTAAAACGGTATAGTTCCATTGATAATCTTACCTTAAAAAAAGCTTTAGGAGCCAAGCATCAATTATCTCCAGAACACTTTTTGATTGGTAACGGTTCTGATGAGGTCTTAGCTTTTTGTTTCCTTGCCTTTTTTAACAGCTCTGATCCGCTCTTATTTCCAGATATCACTTATGGTTTTTATAAAGTTTGGGCTGATTTGTTTCAAGTTCCATTTAAAGAGTTACCGTTAAATGATCAGTTTGAATTAGTTATTGATGATTATAAACAACTGAACGGCGGAATCATCATCGCAAATCCTAATGCACCTACAGGTTTATTTAAACCACTTTCTGAAATCGAGTATCTATTAAATGAAAATCCAGAAGTGATTGTCATCATTGATGAAGCCTATATTGATTTTGCTGGATGCTCTGCTGTCACGCTTCTAGATAGTTACCCTAATCTGATCATTATCCGAACCTTTTCAAAGTCAAGCTCATTGGCGGGATTACGGGTAGGTTATGCTATTGGCAATCCTGAATATATAAAAATTGCGGAAAGCATAAAATCATCCTTTAATCCTTATTCAGTTGATATGTTAGCTGAAAAATTAGCTGTAGCGGCTGTTGAAGATTCAGCCTATTATAAGGGAATAACACAGAAAATTTGTACAACTAGAGACTGGTTTTCTAAAAACATAACAAATTTTGGCTTTTCTACCCTGGTTTCAAAAACAAACTTTGTGCTGCTAACTCATCCTAATTTAAATATGAACGAGCTGTATCACTATTTAGAAACAAAAGACGTATTTGTTCGCTACTTTCCAAAAATTGAGCGATTGAAAAATTATTTGCGTGTTTCAATTGGAACACAGGTCGAAATGGAAAAAGTTTCCCAACTTCTGCATGATTATGTGATACATGATAACGAATAA
- a CDS encoding pyridoxal phosphate-dependent aminotransferase, whose protein sequence is MDLTQRFNKQVDKIAVSLIRQFDEQVTNIDGIIKLTLGEPDFNTPEHVKTAAHEAIDQNFSHYSGMSGLTDVREAATFFMKEKYGVSYQPASEVLVTVGATEAISASLLAILEPGDKVLMPAPIYPGYEPVITLAQAEPVYIDTTSNHFVLTPEMIETAMVEHGEQVKAIILNYPSNPTGVTYNREEVRAIADVLKNYPIFVISDEIYSELTYEDQHVSIAEFIPERTILINGLSKSHAMTGWRIGFIFGPENLIAEIIKVHQYLVTAASTISQKAAVRALVEGMNDAAAMKEEYRERRDFVYEQMNYLGFEVAKPNGAFYIFAKIPTGYEQDSMKFCVDLAQQQAIAIIPGVAFGQEAEGYVRISYAADLATLKEAMKRIGQYIEMKRGRDKSV, encoded by the coding sequence ATGGATTTAACTCAACGCTTTAACAAACAAGTAGACAAAATTGCTGTTTCATTGATTCGCCAATTTGATGAACAAGTAACAAATATCGATGGCATTATAAAACTGACATTAGGAGAGCCAGACTTTAACACACCAGAACATGTGAAAACGGCTGCTCATGAGGCAATCGACCAAAATTTTTCACATTATTCTGGGATGTCGGGATTAACAGATGTTCGTGAAGCAGCTACTTTTTTTATGAAAGAAAAATATGGTGTCAGTTATCAGCCAGCCTCTGAAGTTTTAGTGACTGTAGGTGCTACTGAGGCAATTTCAGCAAGTCTCTTAGCTATTTTAGAACCAGGAGACAAGGTTTTGATGCCTGCACCGATCTATCCAGGGTATGAACCAGTGATTACGTTGGCTCAAGCAGAACCCGTTTATATTGACACGACCTCAAACCATTTCGTATTAACGCCTGAGATGATTGAAACGGCTATGGTAGAACATGGTGAGCAAGTCAAGGCCATTATCCTAAATTATCCAAGTAATCCAACCGGAGTGACGTATAATCGTGAAGAAGTCAGGGCGATTGCAGATGTCTTAAAAAACTATCCGATTTTTGTAATAAGTGATGAAATCTATAGTGAATTGACATACGAAGATCAACATGTCTCTATTGCAGAATTTATTCCAGAGCGAACAATTCTGATCAATGGGCTATCAAAATCACATGCAATGACAGGGTGGCGAATCGGTTTTATCTTTGGTCCTGAAAATTTAATAGCGGAAATTATCAAAGTGCATCAATATTTAGTAACAGCAGCTTCTACAATTTCACAAAAAGCCGCAGTTAGAGCTTTAGTAGAAGGGATGAATGATGCTGCAGCAATGAAAGAAGAATATCGTGAGCGTCGAGATTTTGTTTATGAACAGATGAATTATTTGGGATTTGAAGTGGCTAAACCGAATGGAGCCTTTTATATTTTTGCTAAAATCCCGACAGGCTATGAACAAGATTCAATGAAATTCTGTGTGGATCTAGCTCAGCAACAAGCAATTGCAATCATTCCAGGTGTGGCATTTGGTCAAGAAGCTGAAGGTTACGTCCGAATTAGTTATGCGGCAGATTTGGCTACCTTAAAAGAAGCAATGAAACGAATTGGTCAATATATTGAGATGAAAAGAGGTCGAGACAAAAGCGTTTAG